A window from Pseudobutyrivibrio ruminis HUN009 encodes these proteins:
- a CDS encoding HD domain-containing protein, with amino-acid sequence MDDRLKKQLDFALEIDKEKNIFRQTHLSGHGRNENDAEHAWHMAIMAYLLREYSNEPVDIGKVMLMCLIHDIVEIDAGDTYAYDEENKKTQAAREEAAKKRIFGMLPEDQAKELMALFEEFEAYETAEAKFARSMDNVQPLMLNNSNGGEDWRKHGVTATQVHGRQDKTALGSKKLFQVVDAIITDNVSRGNIKDE; translated from the coding sequence ATGGACGATAGACTAAAAAAACAGTTGGATTTTGCATTAGAAATAGACAAAGAGAAGAACATATTTAGACAAACACATTTGTCAGGCCATGGCAGAAATGAAAATGACGCGGAACATGCTTGGCATATGGCTATCATGGCGTATCTTCTTAGAGAGTATTCAAATGAACCAGTTGATATAGGTAAGGTAATGCTGATGTGCTTGATTCACGATATTGTGGAGATAGATGCAGGGGATACCTATGCATACGATGAGGAAAACAAAAAGACTCAGGCTGCCAGAGAGGAGGCTGCAAAGAAGCGTATATTTGGAATGCTTCCGGAGGATCAGGCAAAGGAATTGATGGCGCTGTTCGAAGAGTTTGAAGCTTATGAAACAGCAGAGGCTAAGTTTGCTCGTTCAATGGATAATGTACAGCCGCTAATGCTTAATAATAGCAATGGTGGGGAAGATTGGCGCAAGCACGGAGTTACTGCTACACAGGTGCATGGTAGACAGGATAAGACAGCCTTGGGTTCAAAAAAGCTTTTTCAGGTAGTTGATGCAATTATTACCGACAATGTAAGTCGAGGAAATATAAAAGACGAATAG
- a CDS encoding GGDEF domain-containing protein: MGNNLYSLLKQTANLSSLPCTIMSVEKKSDGTCGDIRFYAINDIFKRSYYDMFIEQEGNNKVTFEDFDEVIEGQLYTAHLPKEPKFEDICFRAAWGKEHIHTYVDTTKMYGYWTEDILLPVNCEHDETIAYCQFMYTLNKEMDTGKFSAVSPDISSFVIKVCLEMRNENAFSNSMDIITRDLREYANSESACILTVDSDQKKFEIISESVRNNAYCIKDIFSNFSFEIVGCWEKLLSETNNIIIQNNKDMSYYESQAPDWIKTYKDAGGKALCLMPFIHHGVIIGYLYISNFDTNETTRLKDTLELISFFLTAEVANHMILEKLEYLSNVDILTGVLNRNCMNVNVDELSLKLKLDPKPFAVAFCDLNGLKTINDHGGHNSGDELLKDAAKVLKEVFIGDQIYRAGGDEFAIISLNSTEEEFLEKLALLRQKACDPDWLNFAIGHYYDANSGNLRLAMRYADENMYEDKNAFYEAYPDKRR, translated from the coding sequence ATGGGTAACAATTTATATTCACTACTAAAACAAACAGCAAATCTATCTTCTCTTCCATGCACAATCATGTCTGTAGAGAAAAAATCTGATGGCACCTGTGGTGACATTCGTTTTTACGCCATAAACGATATCTTCAAAAGAAGCTACTACGACATGTTTATTGAACAGGAAGGTAATAATAAAGTTACCTTTGAAGATTTTGACGAGGTAATTGAAGGGCAATTATATACAGCTCATCTCCCTAAAGAACCAAAATTCGAAGACATATGCTTCAGAGCCGCTTGGGGAAAAGAGCATATTCACACCTATGTAGATACTACAAAAATGTACGGTTACTGGACTGAAGATATATTATTACCAGTCAACTGCGAACATGATGAAACAATAGCGTACTGCCAGTTTATGTACACTCTAAACAAAGAAATGGATACAGGGAAATTTAGTGCTGTTTCTCCTGATATTTCCAGTTTCGTAATAAAGGTTTGTTTGGAGATGCGAAATGAAAATGCATTTTCCAATAGTATGGACATTATCACACGAGATTTAAGGGAATATGCTAATTCTGAATCTGCTTGTATTTTAACGGTAGACTCAGACCAAAAAAAATTTGAAATTATTAGTGAATCAGTACGTAATAATGCTTACTGTATTAAAGATATATTTTCCAATTTTTCTTTTGAAATTGTTGGATGCTGGGAGAAACTTCTCTCTGAAACAAATAATATTATTATCCAAAATAATAAAGATATGTCCTACTATGAATCACAGGCACCTGATTGGATAAAGACCTACAAAGATGCCGGGGGTAAGGCCTTGTGCTTAATGCCATTTATTCATCATGGTGTTATCATCGGATATCTTTATATTTCCAATTTTGATACAAATGAAACAACTCGTCTAAAGGATACTTTAGAGCTAATAAGCTTCTTCCTTACTGCTGAAGTTGCTAATCACATGATTTTGGAAAAGCTAGAATATCTTAGCAACGTTGATATTCTTACAGGCGTTCTAAACAGAAATTGCATGAATGTAAATGTTGATGAGCTTTCACTAAAACTAAAGCTTGATCCTAAACCATTTGCAGTTGCCTTCTGCGATTTAAATGGATTAAAAACCATAAATGACCATGGCGGACACAATTCAGGGGATGAATTATTAAAGGATGCTGCCAAGGTGCTTAAGGAAGTTTTCATAGGTGATCAAATATATCGAGCAGGCGGTGACGAATTCGCCATCATATCCCTTAACAGCACAGAAGAGGAATTTTTAGAAAAGCTTGCCCTATTGCGACAAAAGGCCTGTGATCCAGATTGGTTAAATTTTGCTATAGGACATTATTACGATGCAAATAGCGGAAATCTTCGACTGGCAATGAGATATGCAGATGAAAACATGTACGAGGATAAAAATGCCTTTTACGAAGCCTATCCTGATAAACGTAGATAA
- a CDS encoding homocysteine S-methyltransferase family protein, which yields MTRADFRELLEKRIVFIDGATGTELQKRGMPAGVCPEKWIIDNPWAIQELQRAYFDAGSDIVLAPTFTASRIKLSEYGLEGKLVEMNRQLVRLTREVAGDKGFVAADISMTGKQLYPLGDLMFEDLVDCYKEQVEAILQEGVDLFVVETMMSLQECRAAVLAIKETCDLPIIVSLTFNPDGKTLYGTSPDTAMIVLQSMGVDCVGMNCSTGPDAMLELVQQMAAVANIPIIVKPNAGLPELEDGKTVYKMSPDVFADACEKLYEAGAWLFGGCCGSTPEHISALVSRLKDKKQHQIEKKPMRVVTSERMNTWIDLDGPFMVIGERINPTGKKKFQASLLEGSLSMVVDFAREQEEKGANILDVNMGMNGIDEKQMMLDSIYEVTSAVDLPLCLDTSHVDVMEAALRIYPGRALINSISAEKEKMEPMLKLAKKYGAMFITLPLSGAGLPKDMEEKKEHISTVLSAAEAIGLERDAAVVDVLVQTVGAEGTAGLQCFETIEYCKKELGLPTVCGLSNISFGMPNRQFVNATYLTIAVSKGLTMAIANPSQDMLMYQAAAADTLMNKPGALEKYASLPVLSMTAGGAAAQASASKPAADATSSESAVAECVIKGKKDQIVSEIQKLLDAGMEPQEIIENHLIKGINVVGDLYDKKKYFLPQLIAGANAMEVGMKHIEPLLASDSNESKATVVIATVEGDIHDIGKNLVALMLKNYGFNVIDLGKDVPAATIIDKAVEVDADIIGLSALMTTTMMRMDDVVKLAKEKGCRAKIIIGGACINESFKDEINADGYSADAAECVKLVQNIMEKWA from the coding sequence ATGACTAGAGCGGATTTTAGAGAGTTACTTGAAAAAAGAATTGTATTTATTGATGGTGCTACAGGTACTGAGCTTCAGAAAAGGGGAATGCCTGCAGGTGTTTGTCCTGAAAAATGGATTATCGATAATCCTTGGGCTATTCAAGAACTACAAAGAGCTTACTTTGATGCAGGTTCTGATATTGTGCTGGCGCCTACTTTTACAGCCTCTAGAATCAAGCTCTCAGAATATGGATTAGAGGGCAAGCTTGTGGAAATGAATAGACAGCTTGTTCGTTTAACAAGAGAAGTGGCAGGAGATAAAGGCTTTGTTGCAGCAGATATTTCCATGACAGGCAAGCAGCTATATCCTCTTGGGGACCTTATGTTTGAGGATTTAGTGGACTGCTATAAGGAGCAGGTAGAAGCCATTCTTCAGGAAGGTGTTGATCTTTTTGTGGTAGAAACTATGATGAGCCTACAGGAGTGTCGTGCAGCAGTTCTTGCCATTAAAGAAACCTGCGATTTACCAATCATTGTTTCTCTTACATTTAATCCAGATGGAAAGACATTATATGGAACGTCACCAGATACAGCCATGATTGTTCTACAGTCCATGGGTGTAGACTGTGTTGGTATGAATTGTAGTACTGGGCCTGATGCAATGCTTGAGCTTGTTCAGCAGATGGCAGCTGTTGCAAATATTCCTATTATTGTAAAGCCAAATGCAGGATTACCAGAGCTTGAGGATGGCAAGACTGTTTATAAGATGAGCCCTGATGTATTTGCAGATGCCTGTGAAAAGCTTTATGAAGCTGGGGCTTGGCTTTTCGGAGGATGTTGCGGTTCTACACCGGAGCATATATCAGCTTTGGTTTCTCGATTAAAAGATAAAAAACAACATCAGATAGAAAAGAAGCCTATGAGGGTTGTTACTTCTGAGCGAATGAATACCTGGATTGATTTAGACGGACCATTTATGGTAATCGGTGAAAGAATTAATCCTACAGGAAAAAAGAAGTTTCAGGCTAGCCTTTTAGAAGGCTCTTTATCAATGGTTGTGGATTTCGCCAGAGAGCAGGAAGAAAAGGGAGCCAACATTCTCGACGTAAATATGGGTATGAATGGCATCGATGAGAAACAGATGATGCTTGATAGTATTTACGAGGTAACATCGGCAGTTGATTTACCATTATGTCTGGATACCAGTCATGTGGATGTTATGGAAGCTGCACTTCGCATTTATCCGGGGCGCGCGCTTATCAACTCTATATCTGCTGAAAAAGAAAAGATGGAGCCAATGCTTAAGCTCGCAAAGAAATACGGAGCAATGTTTATCACACTGCCTTTATCAGGTGCTGGACTTCCAAAGGATATGGAAGAAAAGAAAGAGCACATTTCAACTGTTCTAAGTGCAGCAGAAGCTATCGGCTTGGAGAGGGATGCAGCAGTGGTGGATGTACTTGTTCAGACAGTAGGTGCTGAGGGCACAGCTGGATTACAGTGCTTTGAAACTATAGAATACTGTAAGAAGGAATTAGGACTCCCTACAGTATGTGGCTTATCCAACATATCCTTTGGAATGCCAAACAGACAGTTTGTAAATGCCACATATCTTACCATAGCTGTTAGTAAGGGCCTTACAATGGCTATTGCAAATCCAAGCCAGGATATGCTTATGTATCAGGCCGCCGCGGCTGATACACTTATGAACAAGCCTGGAGCCTTGGAAAAATATGCATCACTTCCGGTGTTGTCAATGACAGCAGGTGGAGCTGCAGCACAGGCTAGTGCCAGTAAGCCAGCCGCTGATGCTACATCTTCAGAAAGCGCAGTAGCAGAGTGCGTTATTAAAGGCAAAAAGGACCAGATAGTTTCTGAGATTCAAAAGCTTTTAGATGCTGGAATGGAGCCACAGGAAATTATTGAAAATCATCTTATCAAGGGAATAAATGTGGTAGGTGATTTATATGATAAAAAGAAATACTTCCTACCACAGTTAATAGCTGGTGCAAATGCAATGGAAGTTGGTATGAAGCATATCGAGCCGCTTCTTGCCAGCGATTCTAATGAATCAAAGGCTACGGTTGTTATTGCCACGGTGGAGGGAGATATCCATGATATTGGGAAAAACTTGGTTGCTCTAATGCTTAAAAACTACGGTTTTAATGTTATAGATCTGGGCAAGGATGTACCAGCTGCCACAATCATCGATAAGGCAGTAGAGGTAGATGCAGATATTATCGGTTTGTCGGCCCTTATGACTACCACAATGATGCGCATGGATGATGTAGTTAAGCTTGCTAAGGAAAAGGGATGTAGAGCTAAGATTATTATTGGTGGAGCATGTATTAATGAATCCTTTAAGGACGAGATTAATGCTGACGGATATTCGGCTGATGCAGCAGAATGCGTAAAATTGGTTCAAAATATTATGGAGAAATGGGCATAG
- the mnmA gene encoding tRNA 2-thiouridine(34) synthase MnmA, giving the protein MKALIAMSGGVDSSVAALMMKEKGYECIGCTMKLYANEDIGVCDSHTCCSLDDVEDAKAVARRLGMPHHTFNFQDKFRETVIDDFIYCYENGMTPNPCIECNKNMKFDELYRRAEILGCEKIVTGHYARIRKTDNGYQLLKGLDPNKDQSYVLYAMTQKELAHTEFPLGEISKDEVRKIAESHDFINANKPDSQDICFVPDGDYVSALKRFTGKEYAPGDFVDQDGNVMGTHKGIVGYTIGQRKGLGISAEHPLYVTALDVPNNRVVLGKNEDLFTTTTIVKNINWIDPTDDRPTFKCKAKVRYRMTEQPCTVERLDATSAKIVFDEPQRAITPGQAAVFYDGDVVLGGGTILRD; this is encoded by the coding sequence ATGAAAGCACTTATTGCAATGAGTGGTGGCGTAGATAGTAGTGTTGCCGCTTTAATGATGAAGGAAAAAGGATATGAGTGCATTGGCTGTACAATGAAGTTGTATGCCAATGAGGATATAGGAGTATGTGATTCTCATACATGTTGTTCTTTAGATGACGTTGAGGATGCTAAGGCTGTAGCACGCCGTTTAGGTATGCCACATCATACCTTTAATTTTCAGGATAAGTTCAGAGAGACTGTAATAGATGATTTTATTTATTGCTATGAAAATGGTATGACACCTAATCCTTGTATTGAATGCAACAAGAACATGAAGTTTGATGAGCTTTATCGCAGAGCCGAGATTCTTGGATGCGAAAAAATTGTTACAGGACATTATGCCAGAATAAGAAAGACTGACAATGGATATCAGCTATTGAAGGGATTAGATCCAAACAAGGATCAAAGCTATGTTTTATATGCTATGACTCAAAAGGAACTGGCACACACTGAATTCCCATTAGGAGAGATTTCTAAGGATGAGGTTAGAAAAATCGCTGAAAGCCACGACTTCATAAATGCAAATAAGCCGGATAGTCAGGATATTTGTTTCGTTCCAGACGGGGATTATGTTTCAGCATTAAAGCGTTTTACGGGTAAGGAATATGCACCAGGTGATTTTGTTGATCAGGACGGCAATGTCATGGGCACCCACAAGGGAATTGTGGGATATACAATAGGTCAGCGAAAGGGACTTGGTATTTCAGCAGAACATCCTCTTTATGTAACAGCACTTGATGTGCCTAACAACAGGGTAGTCCTTGGTAAAAATGAGGATCTGTTTACAACAACAACTATTGTTAAGAATATTAATTGGATTGATCCAACAGATGACCGTCCAACATTTAAGTGCAAGGCTAAGGTTCGCTATAGAATGACTGAACAGCCATGTACAGTAGAGAGACTTGATGCTACTTCAGCAAAGATTGTTTTTGATGAGCCACAGCGAGCAATCACTCCAGGCCAGGCAGCTGTTTTCTATGATGGCGATGTAGTACTTGGCGGTGGAACAATTTTAAGAGACTAG